The following are encoded together in the Candidatus Liberimonas magnetica genome:
- a CDS encoding ACT domain-containing protein, producing MKQVAISVLGKDRPGIVANVTKVLYETGCNIADSSMTQLKSEFAMILIAELPKNISTNTLINKLKSQINKLHLSLSVRELKASEIKKEKTVGQVYIISVFGSDKPGIVYGISNILAKNRINITDVQTKITTGTYIMLLEIKIPTKIDINTLKNQMEQLSLKLNVSVSINPVDTPEL from the coding sequence ATGAAACAGGTAGCTATATCAGTTTTAGGAAAAGACAGACCAGGAATAGTTGCTAATGTGACAAAAGTGCTTTATGAAACAGGATGCAATATAGCCGATTCTTCAATGACCCAGCTAAAGAGCGAATTTGCAATGATACTCATAGCTGAACTTCCTAAAAATATCTCAACCAACACTTTAATAAATAAGCTAAAATCACAGATAAATAAACTACATCTTTCTTTGTCAGTCAGAGAATTAAAAGCATCTGAAATAAAGAAAGAAAAAACTGTTGGACAGGTTTATATCATCTCGGTTTTCGGTTCAGACAAACCTGGGATTGTCTATGGTATCAGCAATATCCTTGCAAAAAACAGGATAAATATTACCGATGTACAGACCAAAATAACTACAGGCACATACATCATGCTTCTCGAGATTAAAATTCCAACTAAAATTGATATAAATACATTGAAAAATCAAATGGAACAGCTTTCCTTAAAACTCAATGTTTCTGTTTCGATTAATCCAGTAGATACCCCTGAACTTTAG
- the def gene encoding peptide deformylase: MILKIITIPNPILKKLSEPITEITQEIQSFVSDLIETMKSYKNCIGLAAPQVGRSLQIAVIDVSLYPKPFNNHGQIILLNPEIIKAEGTRTGREGCLSVPDFTGNVSRKQNISVKYLDLAGNPVILETDDFEATVLQHEIDHLNGIVFLDRVTSLKTDVFRRKSGIDNKDKKE; encoded by the coding sequence ATGATTTTAAAAATCATTACTATCCCAAATCCCATCTTAAAAAAACTATCAGAACCAATAACAGAAATCACTCAGGAAATACAGAGTTTTGTATCAGATCTTATAGAAACTATGAAATCATACAAAAACTGCATAGGTTTAGCAGCGCCGCAGGTTGGTAGATCTTTGCAGATAGCAGTAATAGATGTATCTCTTTACCCTAAACCTTTCAACAACCACGGACAGATCATTCTTTTGAACCCGGAAATAATAAAGGCTGAAGGAACAAGGACAGGAAGAGAGGGGTGCCTGAGCGTACCGGATTTTACAGGCAATGTTTCTCGCAAGCAAAACATATCGGTCAAATATCTTGACTTAGCCGGAAATCCGGTTATTCTGGAAACTGATGATTTTGAAGCCACAGTCCTTCAGCATGAGATAGACCATTTAAACGGCATAGTTTTTTTAGACAGAGTCACGTCTCTTAAGACTGATGTTTTTAGAAGAAAATCCGGCATTGACAACAAAGACAAAAAGGAATAA
- a CDS encoding YihY/virulence factor BrkB family protein, with protein sequence MTGSITEKARYTWAILFLSAKKFSNIDGAQRAGAFAFYAFVSLLPLIILLVIVVSAFITHAKAGVEVVNYIDNYITLSPEMKSQIARTLAGVIKARSQAGVIAFLVLIWGAMQFVMALVRATNRAWSTESYNWWRLPIKSFALFTILAFVALIGMALPFFLKLIKTFLVPLGYSFTWIYVIGSFFIPIVIIFIGLSLFYKLAPRRKTSFREVWAGAVFATFLLRTGETLFLVYLKKFVAFNIVYGTFGGIMTLLLSIYIAGYIFIFGACVCASQAEVLGAGQ encoded by the coding sequence ATGACAGGTTCAATTACAGAGAAGGCCCGATATACCTGGGCTATTCTTTTTTTATCAGCAAAAAAGTTTTCGAATATTGACGGAGCACAACGCGCCGGAGCATTCGCTTTCTATGCTTTTGTCTCTCTTCTGCCTCTTATAATACTTCTTGTAATTGTCGTATCGGCTTTCATTACACATGCCAAAGCAGGTGTAGAAGTCGTCAATTACATAGATAATTATATAACATTAAGCCCCGAAATGAAGAGCCAAATAGCACGTACATTGGCAGGGGTGATAAAAGCGCGCAGCCAGGCAGGGGTAATCGCTTTTCTCGTACTCATCTGGGGAGCTATGCAATTTGTTATGGCTCTTGTCCGTGCTACAAATCGTGCCTGGAGTACTGAATCCTATAATTGGTGGAGGCTGCCCATCAAAAGTTTTGCCTTATTTACCATCCTTGCATTCGTGGCGCTTATAGGGATGGCGCTCCCGTTTTTTCTTAAGCTCATAAAAACATTCCTGGTTCCATTAGGTTATAGCTTTACCTGGATATATGTCATCGGAAGTTTTTTTATACCTATCGTCATAATTTTTATCGGCCTGAGCCTGTTCTATAAACTGGCACCGCGGCGTAAAACAAGCTTCAGAGAAGTTTGGGCAGGTGCTGTCTTTGCCACATTCCTTTTACGTACAGGCGAAACATTGTTCCTTGTTTATCTAAAGAAATTTGTCGCCTTTAATATAGTCTATGGAACATTCGGCGGGATAATGACGCTTCTATTGTCGATCTATATCGCAGGTTATATCTTTATTTTCGGAGCTTGCGTGTGCGCAAGCCAGGCAGAAGTTCTAGGGGCCGGACAATGA